One segment of Solanum lycopersicum chromosome 1, SLM_r2.1 DNA contains the following:
- the LOC101265055 gene encoding pentatricopeptide repeat-containing protein At2g01390 → MFATRGAHRFSKKLQPFQGFPLKSCCWFSRTIINHVRSFTQSKQRRPVQRVNRLPSKSTKSVPKQDIDLPKVFMRDTVTRISHMLRFSTWDSAQEQLMELPIKWDSYTVNQVLKTHPPMEKAWLFFSWASKLKGFKHDQFTYTTMLDIFGEAGRISSMNYIFQQMQDKEIKIDAVTYTSLLHWLSDHGDINESIKLWQDMKDKGCAPNVVCYTAYMKGLFDHNRVKEGAKIYKEMLQSGCSPNCHTYTVLMEHLAKSGKFDGVLEIFSKMQDAGVQPDKATCNILVGKCCKAGETQAMMKILHYMKENFLVLRYSVYQEAFQTLKMAGVSDRLLRDVNRHLSLQNFNQDQIDESDGIAESSCFTLDDRMVLYLLNKKSLLAVDYLLDGLMNKRLKLYPGIVSTVVEVNCSCGRVNGAFLAFKVSMKLGITIDRITYLTMVGELIRANSLSRVVDIVEVMVGAGLSLGSELTALLIHRLGCTREPASAEKLFSILPDQQKSIAVYTALINTYFTFGNADKGLEIFETMRKQGINLALSTYCVLLNGLERNGLFDKLQSYRKEKKRFESESCSREMSMEETICDLLFAGNFDS, encoded by the exons ATGTTTGCTACTCGTGGTGCTCATCGATTCTCCAAAAAGCTTCAGCCTTTTCAGGGGTTTCCTCTCAAGAGCTGTTGTTGGTTTAGCAGAACTATAATTAACCATGTACGTTCCTTTACGCAATCCAAACAAAGGAGACCTGTACAACGAGTTAATAGATTGCCGAGCAAGTCTACCAAATCTGTTCCGAAGCAAGACATAGATCTCCCTAAAGTTTTCATGAGGGATACAGTAACAAGAATATCACATATGCTGAGATTTTCAACTTGGGATTCTGCTCAAGAGCAGTTGATGGAACTTCCCATAAAATGGGATTCCTACACAGTTAATCAAGTTCTCAAGACCCATCCTCCTATGGAGAAAGCCTGGTTGTTTTTCAGTTGGGCCTCTAAGTTGAAAGGCTTTAAGCATGACCAGTTTACCTACACGACTATGTTGGATATATTTGGGGAAGCTGGGAGGATTTCATCCATGAACTATATCTTTCAGCAGATGCAAGACAAAGAAATCAAGATAGATGCAGTGACGTATACATCCCTTCTTCACTGGCTTTCCGACCATGGGGACATTAATGAGTCAATTAAATTATGGCAGGATATGAAAGATAAAGGATGTGCTCCTAATGTTGTTTGCTACACTGCATACATGAAAGGTTTGTTTGATCATAATCGAGTTAAGGAAGGAGCCAAGATATACAAGGAGATGCTTCAATCTGGTTGTTCTCCCAACTGCCACACATACACTGTCCTTATGGAGCATCTTGCTAAATCTG GAAAATTTGATGGAGTTCTCGAGATTTTCAGTAAAATGCAAGATGCAGGGGTCCAACCAGATAAAGCTACATGCAACATCTTAGTGGGAAAATGCTGCAAAGCTGGGGAAACACAGGCAATGATGAAAATTCTTCACTACATGAAGGAGAATTTTCTTGTTCTGCGTTATTCTGTCTATCAAGAGGCTTTCCAGACGTTGAAGATGGCTGGGGTGAGTGACCGGCTGCTTAGGGATGTTAACCGTCATTTGTCCTTACAAAATTTCAACCAAGATCAGATTGACGAATCTGATGGAATTGCTGAAAGTAGTTGCTTTACTTTGGATGATAGGATGGTTTTGTActtattgaataaaaaaagtcTTCTTGCTGTTGATTACCTACTAGATGGCTTGATGAATAAGCGTCTCAAATTGTATCCTGGAATAGTTTCAACTGTAGTTGAGGTAAACTGTAGCTGTGGTAGAGTAAATGGCGCCTTTTTGGCCTTCAAAGTCAGTATGAAATTGGGCATAACCATTGACAGAATTACGTACCTCACCATGGTTGGAGAACTTATTAGAGCAAATTCCTTGTCAAGGGTTGTGGACATTGTTGAAGTAATGGTTGGGGCAGGCCTGTCATTAGGGTCAGAATTAACTGCTCTTCTGATTCATCGGCTTGGCTGCACTAGAGAGCCTGCTTCTGCTGAAAAGTTATTTAGCATCTTACCTGATCAGCAGAAGAGTATTGCTGTATATACTGCTCTAATAAACACCTACTTCACCTTTGGGAATGCTGATAAAGGGCTTGAAATATTCGAGACCATGAGAAAGCAAGGGATAAATCTGGCATTAAGTACTTATTGTGTCCTATTGAATGGTCTTGAAAGAAATGGATTATTCGATAAACTACAATCTtataggaaagaaaaaaaaagatttgaatctgaAAGCTGCAGTAGGGAAATGTCAATGGAGGAAACAATCTGCGATCTTCTTTTTGCTGGAAATTTTGACAGTTGA